One window from the genome of Amaranthus tricolor cultivar Red isolate AtriRed21 chromosome 9, ASM2621246v1, whole genome shotgun sequence encodes:
- the LOC130824557 gene encoding uncharacterized protein LOC130824557: MKEVKKSGKGRKRKRDSSSHGESATKRASLDTIRTAIPLQARSAEGETSIPSGEVPISCKGKEKAGESSTALEPRIEEVYRRREVLPFQHYTLFNELGHKGIITRFNRATSQLISRKDVDHLESLPLIDRVRQLQASAAETFLRLSFELNLSRQSAADRETLAALTSHCNEQEEELKRQKEDLEELPCLKEKLAKCVELKERLVRKEQWREKARKQLEGTVGSLDAASNLSATLGHEIGHLMDIHARLVRQNQSLLHQVSDDLVKFQTLLSAIRIYNLRSERRSRIAREWLTLDEPEASSFLGDLTAEMVGAGSMISDEKYRQAAAELGVDFDSLQRTANQKGDEALTNLAPVLERESAVLVKPN, encoded by the exons ATGAAGGAAGTGAAGAAGAGTGGGAAGgggaggaagagaaagagagactCTTCTTCCCACGGGGAGAGCGCAACAAAAAGGGCCTCCCTGGACACCATACGGACTGCCATACCTCTACAGGCGAGGTCGGCGGAAGGGGAGACGTCAATTCCCTCGGGTGAGGTGCCCATCTCCTGCAAGGGCAAGGAGAAGGCGGGGGAGTCATCAACGGCCCTAGAACCGCGGATTGAGGAGGTGTATCGTCGCAGGGAAGTCTTACCCTTTCAGCACTATACCCTCTTCAACGAACTAGGTCATAAGGGTATAATCACTCGCTTTAATAGGGCGACATCCCAACTGATCAGCAGGAAGGACGTTGATCATCTGGAGTCCCTGCCCCTTATCGACAGGGTTCGCCAACTTCAGGCTTCTGCGGCTGAG ACATTCTTGAGGTTATCGTTCGAGTTGAATCTCAGCCGTCAGAGTGCCGCGGACAGGGAGACCCTGGCGGCCCTAACCTCTCACTGTAATGAACAGGAGGAGGAGCTTAAAAGGCAGAAGGAAGATCTTGAGGAGCTGCCGTGCTTAAAAGAAAAACTGGCTAAGTGCGTCGAACTAAAGGAACGCTTAGTCAGAAAAGAACAATGGCGAGAAAAGGCCAGGAAGCAGCTGGAGGGGACCGTCGGTAGTTTAGACGCGGCTTCAAACTTGTCTGCCACCCTCGGCCACGAAATTGGGCACCTGATGGACATTCACGCCAGGCTGGTTCGACAAAATCAGTCACTCTTGCATCAGGTGTCGGACGATCTGGTTAAATTCCAAACCTTGCTATCCGCGATAAGAATATATAATCTTCGCTCGGAGAGGAGATCACGGATAGCAAGGGAGTGGTTGACCTTAGATGAGCCTGAGGCGTCAAGTTTCTTGGGAGATTTGACGGCGGAGATGGTGGGTGCCGGTTCCATGATTAGTGACGAGAAGTACCGTCAggctgccgcggagttaggcGTCGACTTTGATTCTCTCCAACGAACGGCTAATCAAAAGGGAGACGAAGCTTTGACCAACCTAGCTCCGGTTTTAGAGCGGGAGTCCGCGGTGCTGGTCAAACCCAACTAG